AGCCCCGCCCGCAGAAGCCGCCGCCGTATTGCGAACTGCCATTTCAAAAACTGGAAAGCGACAATAGAAAAGCATTGAAGCTTTTGGAAGGGGTGTCGGATCAATAATGGTTTTCAGTGACTCTCGGATTTGAGCTTGTTAATCTCTTGGTCGGGGTGTTCAAGCCCCTCCGGACCCACCACTCTTTTGTTTCATCTTGTCCAATGTTTACAGGGGTTTGGTACATATTTTGCGCTTCGTCCCTCTCCTTGATAGCCCCTGATATTTTACGCAAAAACCCGATCTTTGACCAAAGAAGTGGCAAAGAAGTGGCAAAGATTTTGGCCGCACCCAACGCGGGGGAATCAACGGCAAGCACGATGCCGATCCGTAGATCCCGTAATGGCGGGCAAAAAAGTCAGTTCCTCGAGAGGAAGCCTTCGATTGTTTCCATCAGTAGCTTGGCCAGTCGGTTCAGCAGGAAGATGTCCTCTGGACGGGCCTGCTTCAGTTCCAGCGTTTCCAATACGCCCCGATGCTGCAGCATCAGATCCTCGGCCGGCAAGCGGGAGGTTTCCGCCTCGTTGCCGAAGCAGTAGGGCGAAAGGTAACGCTGTCATGCAGATTGCGGTGGGCGCAGCAACGCGGGTCCGACGGCAGGATAAAGTCAAGGGAACGCCCCTCCCGGACAGAGACATAGAGATCTTCATATGCGCGGTAGCCGCAGATCGGCTCTCCCCGCTGACGTGCCCCCATATGCGAGTCCACGTTTTAAGTTAGGATTTGGGTTAAGTCAACAGCTGGTGGGGAGCGCAGTGGCACCACGGCCAACGGCCGGGGTCTGACGGCCTCCGGTACCGGAGGCCGATAGCCCAGCGAGCTATGCGGTCTGACCGTGTTGTATCCCTGACGCCACCATTCGCACAGAACCTCCACTTCCCTCAACGTATCGAAGATTTCGAGATTAAGAAGCTCATCCCGCATCTTGCCATTAAAGGATTCGATGTATCCATTCTCCCACGGGCTGCCAGGCTCGATGTAGAGCGTTTTTACTCCGAGCTTCTGCAGCCACTCACGCAGTTTCACGGCTATGAACTCGCTTCCGTTGTCTGAGCGAATGTATCCAGGAATGCCCCGGTGAATGAACAACTTTCCAAGCGCCTCCAGAACATCCTTGCTCTGCAGTTTCCTCGCCACCTTGATCGCCAGACATTCCCGGGTGAACTCATCGATAATATTGAGTATCCGGAACGCCCGACCATCATGGGTACGACTATGTACAAAGTCATAACTCCATACATGGTTTTTTCCCGAGGGGCGCAGCCGCACGCATGATCCGTCATTCAACCACAGTCTACGCCGCTTGGGCTGTTTAGACGGCACCTTGAGCCCTTCCCGTCGCCACATCCGTTCGATCCGTTTATGATTCACTTTCCATCCCCGATGCCGAAGCATGGCGGTTATACGCCGGTAACCATAGCGGCCGTACTGTGTCGCCAGTTCAATCATCTCCTGCACCAGCATAGGTTCATCTTCTTTGATCCTCAGTTCCCTGCGCTGGGTGCTGCGGGGTTGTCCAAGAACCCGGCATGCCCGGCGCTCAGAGATCCGGTCTATACCGAAGCTATCCCGTATATGAATAATCGCCCGCCGGCGTTTGGCAGGCGTCAGAAGTTTCCCGAGGCGGCTTCCTTCAGGATCGCTTTATCCAACTCAGCTTCGGCCAGCAGCTTTTTCAGCCTGCTGTTTTCTTTTTCGAGATCCTTAAGCCGCTTGGCATGGGAGACCTTCATGCCTCCGTATTCCTTACGCCAGCGGTAATAGGTCTGTTCGGCGATCCCCAGCTTCTTACTGGCCATGGCCACCGTGTTACCTTCGGCCAGCAGGATCTCGGCATCTCGGAGTAATCCGATGATCTGTTCCGTCGTGTATTTCTTAATAGGCATCTTGCCCTCCTTATCAGGTTTATACCCGCAGAAAACTAACTCTGCGAGTGGGTTCCTTTAAAGGGGGCACGTCAGAAGCGATACATACAGATTCAAGTTGGAAGGTATCGGCAGACCCGAGCTGGAATAATGATGCCCCGCTCATGGCACGCTTTCATCCCGAACGATGTGATGATGTAGATTTTCGTATGGCATTCTGGGACTGGATGACGCTGGATTATGAGGACAGCGATTGGGAAAAAGCCACTGTGTTAAAACGTACGGTCGGTTGGCCCAGTCCGCAGAAAAATGAGCGACCTGGCCATCTGGTTCCTCCGTGGACGACGTTGGTTGAACGGGATATTCCGTATTTGATGGAAGGTCATATCGCGGCTGGTTCGCCGGTTACCCCGGGCGTTAACGTTGAGGGCGCCGGCCAATGCCGTGTTGAAATTTATGATGTGGGGCAGGTCCTTTATGGCCGTCCGTCGCTGGAGATTGAGGCCCCGGAAGGAACGGTGGTTGATATTATGTCGGTACCGTATCTGCTGAGCGGTGAAATCCGTAAGACGATTGCGGCCTCCCGCTACACCGACCGGTTGATTTGTTCCGGGGAGCGGGATCAATGGACCGCCTTTTACGAAAAGCCGGTGCGCTGGCTGGCGGTGGTGTTCCGCACGGCAGCTGAGGACGCTGTACTACATGATGTATCTATCAGTCGCAGTGCTTATCCTTTTGTTGAGCAGGGTTCAGTGAACATCCCGTCTGCTCCAGAACTTGAAATGATATGGCATGCTTCGGCGGAAACCATCCGGGTCTGTACGAGTGACGCGTATACCGACAATTACCGCGAGCGCCGCCAGTATGCCCAGACCGCCTATTATGCCTGTCTCGGAAACTATCCGGTTTTTGGTGATACCGCGCTACAGCGGCGCTATCTGATCCAGATTGCCCAGGAGCAGCTGGCCAACGGAATGATGCCGGCCTACGCGCCGCGCCATGGAGGAGACTTTATGGTGATCCTGGATTCCAACTGTTTCTGGATCCGCGGCCTGCATCAATACCTGATCCATTCGGGGGATGAAGAGACGGTGCGGGCGCTGCTGCCGGCGGCCCGCAAGCTGATGGAACTGTTTGCCGGCTACTCTAATCAAGACGGTCTGATTGATTCGCCGCCGTATCCCTACTGGCTCGACCATGTCGTTCAGGACCGGCGCGGGGCTAACTTCTGCCTGAATGGACACTATCTCGGCGCGGTGGAGGATTTTGCTGCCGTACTGCAGTTTTTCGGCGAAGACGATGCCGGTGCATTTGCGGCGTTGGGACAGCGGATGCGAGCAGGGCTTACGGAGTTTTATGTAGAAGATCGCAGCCTGTTTTGCGATGCCATGATTGATGGAGTGCATTCGGACCTGTTCAGTGAACATGCCAATGCCATGGCGCTGGCGATGGGGATTGCATCGCCTGAGCAACAGAAGGCCATTGCTGAAAAGCTGCTGGCTGCCGGAACCGGCGATTTTGTGAAACATGATGACGGCACGATTATGGTAACGCCCGCGATGTCGTATTTTCTGCACAAAGGGCTGTGTGAGGCCGGTTTTATCGATGAATCGTTTGCCCTGCTGGAGGAGCGCTTCAACCCTATGCTGGAAGAAGAGCATAATGGAACGTTATGGGAAGAGTGGTGGCTGGATGCCACCGGCCGTAGCGGGAAACGTAGACCATTCCCCGCCGGTCGGAGCGATGCTCAGACGGAAAGTGCATTTCCACCGGCGCTCATGACTGAATACCTGTTGGGTATCAAGGCGGTGTCGCCGGGCATGCAACGGGTCAAACTTAACTATTATGCGTCAGAACGTATTCTTCATCGCAAAGGTTCTGTGCCGACACCCCGCGGATTGATCACGGTTGAATGGAAAGCGGATGCTTCATCCATTCAGCTAAACCTGACAGTCCCGGAAGAGACGGAAGTGGCTCTGGACAGAGCCGGTTTAGGCCGTTCTGACAGCCGGCATATGCTGGTTAACGGAGAGAGGACGCCCTTTGAAGGGCCGTATCTGAAGCTGTCGCCGGGTACCTACCGTGTTGTGGTGGAGCGGTAAGCATGGCTAAATGCTTGAATGAAGGTTATAGAATGAAACATTGGATATCGATTCAGCTTATAAGCCTGCTGTTTTCAGCAAGCCCCCTGATTGCCAGTGGAACGGCATATTATCTGAGTTCTTCAAGCGGAAATGATTCGGGAGAGGGTACGCCTTCCAGTCCCTGGAAAAGTTTGTCCCGAATCAACAGCACGAAGCTGAAGCCTGGTGATGAAATCTATTTCAAAAAGAATGACCGCTTTGATGGCCGTTTTGTGCTGAATGGGTCGGGAACGAAAGATCAGCCCATTCGGATTACATCCTATGGTGAAGGTCCACTTCCGGTCATAACCGGTCATTCGGACGGGGGTGATTTTCAGGAAGCGGTCTATGTGCTGAACAACGATAATATTGTTTTTGACAGACTCGAGATTCAGAATGAACGCACCCGTTCGCGGTCCGGTGTAAAGGATGATGATGCCTATGGCCTGCATGTTCATAATACCGGAGGCCGGGTGATGAAAAATATCATCGTCCGTAACATGGTTTTTAAGAATGTTTACGCCGTGAAGCCCATGCTGAATCCGGATGACTTTGATGGGATTGAAGTGGCCGGTATTCGGTTTTCATCCTCCAGAAACCGGAGGGGTCATCCTCCTAAAAACATCCGCAATATCCTGGTTGAAGATTGCCTGTTCAGTGATATCCAGCGATTGGGTATTCATATCAAACATAGTGGAAGTCAGGACGGGGCGCGTGATCCGATCAATCACAATGAAAATGTGATCGTCCGAAATAATGAGTTTCATCATCTGGGAGGAACCAGTGTGCTTCCGATTCGCACGTATAACTGTCTTATCGAAAACAATCTGTTTAATCATCCGGGCTCCAGCAAAGATTCCCGCATGCCGGGGCGGGGCAGTTCGGTGTGGACCTGGCGATGTGTGAACACGGTCATTCAGCGCAACACCTGCCTGAGTACGCGGGGCTATCTGGATTCCCACGGCATTCATATTGACCATGAAAATATCAATACCTTCGTGCAGTATAATTACATGGAAGATTGCGAAGGGGGCTTTGTTGAAATTCTCGGCGGGAATTCCAATGCAGTGTATCGCTTCAACATCAGTGTGAACGACGGGTGGCGTGATAATCCGAACTGGGGCAGCAGCAATCATACGCTGTGGATCAATAATGTGGGCCCCGGAAAAAAAGAACATCACTGCACGCATTCCTATATCTACAATAATACGGTTTTCATGGATCGGGATTTCAGTACCGCCATTGAAATGAATGCAAAGAACACCTTTATTTACAACAATCTCTTTGTGAATGAAGGCGGTGGTGAAATCGGCGGAAAACGGGTGATGGTCAAAAACAACGACACACCGCTTTTTCTGAAAAACAACTTATATTCCGGAGGAATCAATTCGGAGTTTACCGATATGGATTCTGATCCGGTGATGGCTGAACCGATGTTTTCCGGCAGCGGGGAAGGTGCTGAACGATTTCGGCTTGCTGTAAACAGTCCGGCGAAACATGCCGGTGTTCCCGTTGCCGGTCCTCCGATTCCCGGCGCTGGGAAGGGCGTCTTCAAACATCTGCCGCCATATCCCACCGAGGATTATTTCGGCAATCCGATTGATCTTTCCCGCGGAACGCCAACGCTGGGAGCAGGGAAATGATCGGTATACTTCGGACACTGGTGATTACAGGACTGTTCTGGACGGTGACGGGATTTGCAGCTCCTGCCCTTTTCGATATGACCGAAATCCGTGATGCCTCCACATTGAAAGAGGATGTTCAGCAGGATTGGCATACCGTTTCCGGGAAAATGGAAACCCGGCAAAAAGTGATGACGATCAGCGTCGGCCAACTCTGGCCGGGTCAGGATTATCGGGTGCCGGTGCGGTTGATTGTTCCTGCTGACACGAAAGCAAAAGGTTTCTGGCTGACGGGTGGACATCAGCTGAAAGGATTTGAGGGCGATGCCGCACTCAATCGTTTAGAGGCAGAACTGCTGGAGGGTGGTGTCGGCATTGTACATACGATTGTGCAGGAACCGGGCTCCTGGGGACAGAAGACGCTGGGTAATGAAATGTATTCGCGTTTTCTGAAAACCCTGAATCCCCGATATTCGATTCAGTATTGGGGATGGCCGGCTTCACTGATGCGGGCGATTACAGCGGCGTATGCTGAAGAAGTTCATTTTGAGATGGGGAAAGTAGCCGTTTCCGGCGGCTCTAAAAACGGGGCATCTCCCTCGGTGGCCCTGATTCATGATGAACGCATCACTGCCCAACATGGCACGGTTTCGCCGCTTTGGGAATCTCCATTGCGTCTTTGCGATTCGAAGGCCTGGAATAGATTACGGGACTACAATAAACAGGCCGGCGTCAAACGCCCGCACCGCTTCCTCGGTGGAACGTATGGCCCGGTGTATAACGAGGATGCGCTCCGACTGGGAAGAAGCTGGGCGGAATTGGAGCAATTAGCTGGAGAAATGGCCGATGCGGTCTTTATCTCCAAAAATTTCCAGGCATTGGAAAAACGCGGCGCGGCCCTGTTGTTTGAGCCGGGGACACATGATTTTGTCTGTTTTGATGTGGCCTGGGGCGGGGAGCACTATCCGGAAATTCCGGTATTTTACCCACCCAATTCCGGCCATGGGAAAAAGGGCAACCATCCCGGCACTATAAAAGGGGTGCAGAATCGTGAAGCGCTGCTGCTGCATCACTTCTTCCCCGGTAAGACCGATTCCTTACTTCCGGTTCCGGAAATGGAAATACATCGTGAAAATGACGAAGTGGTTGTGACCACAACGTTTCCTGAAAATCAATCGGCCGAAGGAGGGCGCTTGTATTGGATGTTTGACCGTCCGCCGGAAGGGTCGGATGCCTACCTGAAGCAGTTGATGACCGATGAAAACTGGGTGGAAATGGAATGGGATGAGGATAATACATGCTGGTCCGGACGTATTCCGGTCCGGAATGGGGCGGCAAGCGTTGATCTTTTTTCGAGTCATTGGAAGCGCGTTGAAGCGCCGGGAAGAAGACTGCAAACCGCAATTTCTTCTCCCTACAGGCGGGTCGTTTTGAAGTAGCGTGTTTTGAGAGGTTGAAGATGACGTTTTGTGGAATGAGTGGTCTTATCGGCAGACCTGTAGGTTTCACCAGATGTTTTTTTCGGGGGTCTGAGATAGATTCAGGGGTAATTGTAATCGTGGAATAACTGTGTATTGCATAAGTTGTACTGCATAAATAACTTGGGTATTTTATGAGAAATAGATTTTTAATGGGTATCGGGCTTGCGGGAATGCTGGCGGTTTTGGCTCAGGCAGCCGATCAACCGAATGTAGTCATTATTTACGGCGATGATGTCGGATATGGCGATGTAGGCGCCTACGGTTCGGAAAAGATTCCTACCCCGAATATTGACCGTTTGGCGGCACAGGGGTTGCGTTTCACAGATGGGCACTGTTCAGCCGCCACCTGCACACCCTCTCGTTTTTCCATGCTTACAGGGATTCATGGGTTCCGCCACAATGCGCGGGTGCTTCCGCCAAATGCTCCGCTGATTGTTCCGACGGATAAACTGACCCTGCCCAAGCTGTTTAAAAAAGCAGGCTATCAGACGGCCGTGATCGGAAAATGGCATCTGGGCATTGGAGAAAAGGGAACGCCGGTCGACTGGAATGGAGATGTAAAACCCGGTCCGCTGGAAGTCGGGTTTGATTATTCCTTCCTGCTGCCGTCCACCAACGACCGCGTACCCTGTGTGCTGATGCGTAATCACCGGGTGATCGGTCTGGACCCAAAAGACCCGCTCTATGTCGGGAATAAACTGAAAGAGGTCCAGAAACCGGGGAGTACGCAATATCCGGATGGCCGGACCAATCGTGAAGCGATGACATTTTATCCCAGCACGCATGGTCATGATAACAGCGTGATCAACGGCATCGGCCGTATTGGCTATCAGTCGGGCGGAAAGTCCGCGCTTTGGGACGATGCGACGCTCTCGGATGTATTTGTGGAGGAAATGAAGAGCTACATCGCAGACCACAAAGAGAAACCGTTCTTCCTCTACTTTGCTTCGCAGGATATCCATGTGCCGCGTGTGCCGCATCCGCGTTTCCGTGGAGCAACCAAACTGGGCTATCGCGGCGATGCCATGGTGCAGTTTGACTGGACCGTCGGCGAAATCATGAAAACGCTTGAACAGCATGGTTTGACGGAAAATACCATCGTGGTTTTTTCCAGCGACAATGGACCGGTTTATGACGATGGCTATGAAGACGGCACCACCGTCCTCTGCTCTGAAGAGGAAGGAGAAAAGGGACATGATGGTTCCGGCATCTGGCGCGGTGGAAAATACCAGATTTATGAAGGCGGCACCCGGGTTCCGTTCATAGTCAGCTGGCCGGCGAAAATCCAGCCGGGAACATCGGATGCCTTAGTGAATCAGATCGACCTGCTGGCTTCATTTGCCGACCTGCTGGATCAGCCGTTGGCCAAAGATGACGCGGCAGACAGCCGCGGTACATTGGATGCTTTCCTCGGCAAGGATGAGGTGGGCCAGGAATATATGATCGAGGAATCCTTCGGGCTGGCCCTGCGCAATGGCGACTGGAAATATATCGAACCGTCTCAGCCTCAATGGCCCAACGGCCGCCCGGCGATTGAGCGATCGCTTTACCATCTTGAAAAGGATCCTTCGGAAACCACCAATGTAATTGCGGAGTATCCTGAAGTGGCCGATGAAATGGAACAGCAACTGAAGAAAATGGTTGAGAGCGGCGGGATCCGTTCGTTGAAGTAAAGATGAATAGTATGAACTTCAGATTGAGTCTACTCCCATGGTTGGCGTTGCTGTTTGCAACGACCCTGTGCCGTGCGGAAAAAATGATCCAGCCCTTGGAAGATCAGCGTCCGCTGAAGCTGCCGATGCGGGTGGTCAATTTTGAGGATGGACACATCCAGGCCGCCCTGCCGGAAAAAGGTACTTCGCTAAAAGCGACTATTCGTCCGGAAGGAAAAACCTGGAATTGTTCAGAAAAACTCTGGCTTCTGCTTGATGTCGAAAATCGCGGTGATGAACCCGTGCTGGTTCGAGCAGAGGTTTCATCCGAGAAAAATAAGGGTTGGGGAACCAACAAGGGGGCGGTCGTCATTCCTGCTGGGGTAACCGGAACACTTCCTGTGTTAATTATCCGGGGCGAAGTCGGCGAGCGGACGGAGGAGCTGAAAAAGTTATTCGACCGAATGCGCGGCTATCCCGGCGGGCATCAGCAGACGAGCTGGCGGGTGATCAATGCATCGTTACTCAACCGCGTGCAGTTACAGTTTTTTACAGATGCGGATGCCGTGAACTGTACCGTTTCCAACCTGCGCGGTGCCGTCGATTTTTATCTGCCCGCAATGGACGAGCTGAAAAATAATTATGTGCCCGCGACGGATAAATATGGCCAGAACCGACAGGCGGATTGGAAATTTAAGATCAAATCAGATGAAGATTTTTCGACTGCCCATAGAGCTGAGCTCCAATGGTTGGAAAAGTTCCAGACCCTGGAAAACCGCACGAAGTATGGCGGTTGGACGGGTGATGAACAGTTCAAGGCGAACGGCCATTTCCAAACCTTGGAAAAAAACGGGGTTTGGTATTTGCTGGATCCGGAAGGCCGTCCATTCTGGTCGTTTGGTGCCACAGGCTTTAATCTGGGTTTGGGCAAAACCAAAACGCCGGGTGTTGGAAACTGGAACCCGCGTCAGAGTAACCTGAAAATAAAATTCGGCGAAGAATGGCGCGACGAGTATCCCCGGTTTGTTCATGAACGACTTCGTGCGTGGGGCATGAATACGCTGGGGAACTGGAGCAGTCCGGATTTTTACAGCCTTCAGAAAACCCCTTATGTGGTTGCCGTCCACTTTCGCCGTCCGTCGTTGCATGAACCGGATGAGCATGCGCATAGCAGCCTGCCGGATGTGTTTCATGAGGATTACCGTTCGGCGGTATTCAACGCCGTGGAAAAGTTCCCGAAAGAAGCGGTTGATCCGTGGTGCATCGGCTTTTTTATTGATAATGAACTGCCTTTTCACCAACCGGCCACTCCGGCAACCAAGGCACTGCTTTCGGGGGTGGAGAATGCGAGCCGTAAGGTGTTTATTACTCAACTGAAAGAAAAGTATGCATCGATTGAGGAGCTGAATCAGATATGGAATGCCGATTTTACGGACTGGGATGCGGTTGCTCCTGTTAAAGGGAAATGGAGCGAACAGCGCCATGCGGATATGCTGGAATTCAGCGAGGCATGGTATCGGGAATATTATTCGATCTGCCGGGAGGCCATGCGCGCCGGGGCGCCGGATAAACTGTATCTGGGCAGCCGCATTAATCATTCGAAAAATCAGACCGCACTGAATATCTGCAGTGAATATGCCGATGTGGTCAGCATTAACTTTTATGACTACACGCCGGATTGTTTTGAGCCGCCGGAAGGTTTTAATGCGCCGGTTATCATCGGTGAATATCACTTTGGAACCGTGACGGAACGGGGGATGTGGGGCAGTGGCCTGTGTTCGGGTATGGATATCGATCATGTTTCTGAACTGTTCCGCAACTATACGCGGGAAGCAGTGAAGAATCCGCTGATCGTCGGATCGCACTGGTTCAAGTTTTCGGACCAGCCGCTGACCGGCCGGAAAGACGGCGAGAATTATCGTATTGGTTTTGTTGATGTAACGGACACCCCGTATCCGGAAATGGTGAAAGCCTGCCGGACGGTGACAGACGAAATGTACCCCCTTAGAAAAACTCTGGAGAAGGAGTGAAATAATGAAACATTTTTTAATATCCCTTATGGCCGGTTTGGCGCTCAGTGCACAGGCTCAGGAGTGGAATGATTTATCCATCCTTCAGGTAAAC
This DNA window, taken from Pontiella desulfatans, encodes the following:
- a CDS encoding right-handed parallel beta-helix repeat-containing protein gives rise to the protein MKHWISIQLISLLFSASPLIASGTAYYLSSSSGNDSGEGTPSSPWKSLSRINSTKLKPGDEIYFKKNDRFDGRFVLNGSGTKDQPIRITSYGEGPLPVITGHSDGGDFQEAVYVLNNDNIVFDRLEIQNERTRSRSGVKDDDAYGLHVHNTGGRVMKNIIVRNMVFKNVYAVKPMLNPDDFDGIEVAGIRFSSSRNRRGHPPKNIRNILVEDCLFSDIQRLGIHIKHSGSQDGARDPINHNENVIVRNNEFHHLGGTSVLPIRTYNCLIENNLFNHPGSSKDSRMPGRGSSVWTWRCVNTVIQRNTCLSTRGYLDSHGIHIDHENINTFVQYNYMEDCEGGFVEILGGNSNAVYRFNISVNDGWRDNPNWGSSNHTLWINNVGPGKKEHHCTHSYIYNNTVFMDRDFSTAIEMNAKNTFIYNNLFVNEGGGEIGGKRVMVKNNDTPLFLKNNLYSGGINSEFTDMDSDPVMAEPMFSGSGEGAERFRLAVNSPAKHAGVPVAGPPIPGAGKGVFKHLPPYPTEDYFGNPIDLSRGTPTLGAGK
- a CDS encoding family 78 glycoside hydrolase catalytic domain, giving the protein MARFHPERCDDVDFRMAFWDWMTLDYEDSDWEKATVLKRTVGWPSPQKNERPGHLVPPWTTLVERDIPYLMEGHIAAGSPVTPGVNVEGAGQCRVEIYDVGQVLYGRPSLEIEAPEGTVVDIMSVPYLLSGEIRKTIAASRYTDRLICSGERDQWTAFYEKPVRWLAVVFRTAAEDAVLHDVSISRSAYPFVEQGSVNIPSAPELEMIWHASAETIRVCTSDAYTDNYRERRQYAQTAYYACLGNYPVFGDTALQRRYLIQIAQEQLANGMMPAYAPRHGGDFMVILDSNCFWIRGLHQYLIHSGDEETVRALLPAARKLMELFAGYSNQDGLIDSPPYPYWLDHVVQDRRGANFCLNGHYLGAVEDFAAVLQFFGEDDAGAFAALGQRMRAGLTEFYVEDRSLFCDAMIDGVHSDLFSEHANAMALAMGIASPEQQKAIAEKLLAAGTGDFVKHDDGTIMVTPAMSYFLHKGLCEAGFIDESFALLEERFNPMLEEEHNGTLWEEWWLDATGRSGKRRPFPAGRSDAQTESAFPPALMTEYLLGIKAVSPGMQRVKLNYYASERILHRKGSVPTPRGLITVEWKADASSIQLNLTVPEETEVALDRAGLGRSDSRHMLVNGERTPFEGPYLKLSPGTYRVVVER
- a CDS encoding sulfatase family protein — its product is MRNRFLMGIGLAGMLAVLAQAADQPNVVIIYGDDVGYGDVGAYGSEKIPTPNIDRLAAQGLRFTDGHCSAATCTPSRFSMLTGIHGFRHNARVLPPNAPLIVPTDKLTLPKLFKKAGYQTAVIGKWHLGIGEKGTPVDWNGDVKPGPLEVGFDYSFLLPSTNDRVPCVLMRNHRVIGLDPKDPLYVGNKLKEVQKPGSTQYPDGRTNREAMTFYPSTHGHDNSVINGIGRIGYQSGGKSALWDDATLSDVFVEEMKSYIADHKEKPFFLYFASQDIHVPRVPHPRFRGATKLGYRGDAMVQFDWTVGEIMKTLEQHGLTENTIVVFSSDNGPVYDDGYEDGTTVLCSEEEGEKGHDGSGIWRGGKYQIYEGGTRVPFIVSWPAKIQPGTSDALVNQIDLLASFADLLDQPLAKDDAADSRGTLDAFLGKDEVGQEYMIEESFGLALRNGDWKYIEPSQPQWPNGRPAIERSLYHLEKDPSETTNVIAEYPEVADEMEQQLKKMVESGGIRSLK
- a CDS encoding IS3 family transposase (programmed frameshift) gives rise to the protein MPIKKYTTEQIIGLLRDAEILLAEGNTVAMASKKLGIAEQTYYRWRKEYGGMKVSHAKRLKDLEKENSRLKKLLAEAELDKAILKEAAFGKLLTPAKRRRAIIHIRDSFGIDRISERRACRVLGQPRSTQRRELRIKEDEPMLVQEMIELATQYGRYGYRRITAMLRHRGWKVNHKRIERMWRREGLKVPSKQPKRRRLWLNDGSCVRLRPSGKNHVWSYDFVHSRTHDGRAFRILNIIDEFTRECLAIKVARKLQSKDVLEALGKLFIHRGIPGYIRSDNGSEFIAVKLREWLQKLGVKTLYIEPGSPWENGYIESFNGKMRDELLNLEIFDTLREVEVLCEWWRQGYNTVRPHSSLGYRPPVPEAVRPRPLAVVPLRSPPAVDLTQILT
- a CDS encoding beta-galactosidase, with translation MNFRLSLLPWLALLFATTLCRAEKMIQPLEDQRPLKLPMRVVNFEDGHIQAALPEKGTSLKATIRPEGKTWNCSEKLWLLLDVENRGDEPVLVRAEVSSEKNKGWGTNKGAVVIPAGVTGTLPVLIIRGEVGERTEELKKLFDRMRGYPGGHQQTSWRVINASLLNRVQLQFFTDADAVNCTVSNLRGAVDFYLPAMDELKNNYVPATDKYGQNRQADWKFKIKSDEDFSTAHRAELQWLEKFQTLENRTKYGGWTGDEQFKANGHFQTLEKNGVWYLLDPEGRPFWSFGATGFNLGLGKTKTPGVGNWNPRQSNLKIKFGEEWRDEYPRFVHERLRAWGMNTLGNWSSPDFYSLQKTPYVVAVHFRRPSLHEPDEHAHSSLPDVFHEDYRSAVFNAVEKFPKEAVDPWCIGFFIDNELPFHQPATPATKALLSGVENASRKVFITQLKEKYASIEELNQIWNADFTDWDAVAPVKGKWSEQRHADMLEFSEAWYREYYSICREAMRAGAPDKLYLGSRINHSKNQTALNICSEYADVVSINFYDYTPDCFEPPEGFNAPVIIGEYHFGTVTERGMWGSGLCSGMDIDHVSELFRNYTREAVKNPLIVGSHWFKFSDQPLTGRKDGENYRIGFVDVTDTPYPEMVKACRTVTDEMYPLRKTLEKE